A stretch of Sporomusaceae bacterium DNA encodes these proteins:
- a CDS encoding RNA polymerase sigma factor: MSDEKVLIAQAQQGDKAALETLVSRYWQPVYRLACLKTANSEDAQEITQETFLKAFRALPGYRETNASFKTYLGRIALNLITDHWRKKGRSPQVVALADFQEPLADPAPLPEDSALSKERREGIARMVAMLPAEQRQAVELRIFAALSLQETAKLMGKTEAAVKMLQQRALKNLRRLFQEHGIIG, encoded by the coding sequence GTGTCGGACGAAAAGGTGCTCATAGCCCAGGCGCAGCAAGGCGACAAGGCTGCGCTTGAAACGCTTGTATCCAGGTATTGGCAGCCGGTGTACCGACTGGCCTGCCTGAAAACGGCCAATAGCGAAGACGCCCAGGAGATAACGCAGGAGACTTTTCTCAAGGCGTTTAGAGCCCTGCCGGGCTACCGGGAGACGAACGCGTCCTTTAAGACCTACCTCGGCAGGATAGCGTTAAATCTGATCACCGACCACTGGCGCAAGAAAGGGCGGTCGCCACAGGTCGTGGCGCTGGCCGATTTCCAGGAACCGCTTGCCGACCCCGCGCCGCTGCCGGAAGACAGCGCGCTGTCCAAGGAGCGGCGGGAGGGCATTGCGCGGATGGTGGCGATGCTGCCCGCCGAGCAGCGCCAGGCGGTGGAACTGAGGATATTCGCCGCCCTGTCCCTTCAGGAGACCGCCAAGCTGATGGGCAAGACGGAGGCGGCGGTGAAGATGCTCCAGCAACGTGCTTTGAAGAATCTGCGCCGCTTGTTTCAGGAACACGGAATTATCGGCTAG